From the genome of Pseudocalidococcus azoricus BACA0444:
TGTCACTGGGCTAAAAATCCTCGACCTGGCCTGTGGGGAAGGGGTTTATAGTCGTTATTTCAAACAACAGGGGGCGGCTCAGGTTGTTGGTGTAGATATTTCTCCGGAAATGATTGCCTTAGCTAGGGCGGCTGAAATCCAAAATCCCTTCGGAGTTGAATATTTAGTGGCCGATGTGACTGAACTAGGGAAGATTGGTGAGTTTGATTTAGTGGTTTCCTCCTATTTGGTCAATCATGCGCCCGATCGACCTACCCTCCTGAAAATGCTCCAGGCCATTGCCAGAAATCTTCACCCCCAAGGTCGAACCATCAACATCACCAACAACCTCGGCCAGGCCCCGGAAACGTTTAATATCTGTGCTCCCTATGGCTTTACTAAAACCGCCCAACTCCCTTTAACAGAGGGAACTCCCCTAGAAGTTGGTTTCATTTTGCCCGATGGGACTGAGTTTAAGGTGATTGATTTTTACCTCAGCCCAAGGACTTACGAGCAAACTTTTCTCCAGGCCGGGTTTGCGCCCATTGACTGGATTGATCCTGAAGTTTCTCCTGAAGGTATTCAAGAGTGGGGAGAATCATACTGGCAAGATTGGTTAACCCACAAGCCAATTACAATAATTTCAACCCAGCTAATCTAAAATTCTGGAGTGGTCAATGTTTCCTGAGTCTGTGCATCAAAAGCTGAAGCAATTAATCAATAGCAATCAAGAAATCATTGATGCCATCAAATCAGAAAGTAAAAATCGTCCAGCACGAGAACTAAAATCTATTGCAGAGTCTCAAGGCTGGTGGTTAGATCGTACTCCTGGGGATCACAAAATCTATAAGCATGATGAATATTTTGAGCATCCCAATTATTCGGGTTACATTACAATTGATGATTGCAATGATAATTTATCTGCCCGCCAAGTCAGAGGTGAATTACAAAAAATATTTACTCCTAAACAAAAGAAACTCATTCAAGAATTTATTGTCGAGCCAGAGATTCGATCAACCTTGAGGAAATGGTTAACATTTAATGTCGAGGTCGCTGAAGCTCCAGAGCTTCAAACATTAGTAAATGAAATTGAAAATTTAAGGCAACAACTTTACATTCGCAATCAAGAAATTCACTTTCTGACCCACTCAATTTCTCTTGATACGATTCAAAATAATGTTGAAGATCAGCAAACCTTAGAGGCAATTCTGAACGAAAATCAGCAGTTGATTGACCAAAAAA
Proteins encoded in this window:
- a CDS encoding class I SAM-dependent methyltransferase codes for the protein MAEYDTIANLFQASRNLPFRWHSEAYTYLNLIGNVTGLKILDLACGEGVYSRYFKQQGAAQVVGVDISPEMIALARAAEIQNPFGVEYLVADVTELGKIGEFDLVVSSYLVNHAPDRPTLLKMLQAIARNLHPQGRTINITNNLGQAPETFNICAPYGFTKTAQLPLTEGTPLEVGFILPDGTEFKVIDFYLSPRTYEQTFLQAGFAPIDWIDPEVSPEGIQEWGESYWQDWLTHKPITIISTQLI